One Candidatus Eisenbacteria bacterium genomic window, AATCAACGACTTGGACAGTCTACCAACACCCAATCAAACGGGAATTCTAATTGTCGTTACCGGGAATTCTAATTGTCGCTGAACACCCATTTCAAGGCGAGGCGCCGGCGTGAGGCAGCACAGTCGCGCAGGTACAAGTTAATAAGGGTTTGATAAGGAACATTCATGTCACTGGCAAGTTTCTTGAAGTAGGCGATGGTCGTTTCATCCACGCGAATAGTGACCTGTTTCTTTATGCGTCTGGCGTATGGATTCTTGATCGCCTTG contains:
- a CDS encoding BrnA antitoxin family protein; this encodes MRKEYDFSKAIKNPYARRIKKQVTIRVDETTIAYFKKLASDMNVPYQTLINLYLRDCAASRRRLALKWVFSDN